AGACctcttggaggaggtgacataTAAGCAAAGGCCAATGAGGATTCTGGGCAGGTGCAGcccgtgcaaaggccctggggcagcaccGGGACTGGGTTGTTGGGGGAAGAGCAAGGAGGCCCGTGTGTCTGGAGCAGGGTGAGTTGAGGCGATAGAGGAAGGAGGGGATGACAGGGAGGTGACAGGGGGCCAGGGTCGTGAGGAGGACTCGGTCTCATCCTGGGAGATGGGAGCCCCAAAAGCTGTGGGCAGAGGAGGGTGGGTCCTGACGCTCGTGTTGACGATCACTTTTACCGACTTTGCTGGGCTTCTCCGCCCTCCCTGGGCTGTGGCAGCCCAGTGGGCAGAGGAGGGCACACCCAGTGCCCCCCCCACCACCTTTAGGAAGCATTGGCAGGAAGGACAGGATTGGGGGACATCTGCAGTTTGTTCCCCAAGTGTTTGGCAAACACAGCGGAGGCTCCAAGGAGATGACCTAGGGCTCATTGGGCCATGTCCagacccccctcctccccgcttGGTGCCCAGGGCCACCCACGGGgtctgccccccaaccccccagcacGCAGCTGGGATCCCCACCCCAGGAGTGGGCAGGGGACACCTAGCACGGGGACGGCTGGCCTGTGCATCTGCCCACAGACGGCCCACTCTGCAAACGCCCTGGGGCTGGGTTCGAatcctgtctctgccactctctggcTCTGTGGCCTCAGGCATGGgatgcctcctccaggaagtcgcTCTGGGCTGTCCCCAGCGCACCAGGCCTGCATCTCACTTCCAGGATCCCCTGGCTCTTTAGACACCGTGTTTCCATCTATTTGATCAAGGGAAGTAGTCCCTGCTGGAGAGTGACGCGTCCCCTTCCCACTCAggagggatcctgcttctccctttctgcctGGACAAGGCTAAGTTAATGTTGGTTGAGTACCTCTGCTGGGTACCAGGCACTGGGGTGAACAGGTCACATGCTTGACCACGTTTCACACTCAGAACTATCCTGCGAGTTGGCCCATTTGGCCAAACGTTTATTAAATGCAGGGCGTGTGCCAGGAACAGTTCAATTGCAGAAGACAAGCTGGGAACAAAACAGgcctgagggaggggagggagggcactgTGCGCTGTGGGGAAGGGCCCtccagcatgtgcaaaggtcctggggcagcaCCACACCTGGTGTGTTGGGGCAAAAGCAAGGTGCCCCATGTGTTGCAGAAGAATGCACGAAGGGGAGAGAGCTGCAGGAGGTGAGGACAAAGAGAAAGCGGGACCTCGTGGGCCATAGCGAGGAGCCCGGAAGGTAAATCGAGGCCCAAGGGTGGCAAGTGGCTGAGGCGTCTCAGCAGAACAGAGATCTGAACTGTACTTCCTGGGTGGAAGCAGGAGGCCGTGTGAGCACGCAGGCAGGGCCTTGGGGACGTGGGATGGCCCGAGAACCCTCAgcctggtgggggtgggagctgtGGGCAGAGCCCGCCTGGTGCTCTTAGCGGGGGAAAGGTGCTGGGCCCAGGGCCCACGCTGGGCCGGGCCGGCTGCACGTGACCGCCCAGGGCCCTCCCCCAGCCCGCTGGCCGCCTGCCTCTGCTGCCGGGCCCGCGCCTGCCCCAGACCCTATAAGGCCTGGTAGCCGAGAGCTGAGCCGGCTGCCAGCTGTGCGCCTGTGGCTCCGAGGGACCCTCACACGCCCCAGGTGAGCCACGCCAGCGTGCAGCTGGGACTGGGGGTGTGGTCGGGGGGCTGCGTGgggtgggaggcctgggggccccGACTCACACGCCCTCTCGGCCCCCCTTCCAGCTGCTTACAGTATCATTACCATGTCAGCTCAGGACGAAGGAGGCCGGGATCCTCCCAAACCCAAGGGCAAGGTAAGGGGGGGCGTGGGAGGGGGAGATCCCTGGTGGGGCCCGGGAGCCCCCAGACCCTTGGGAAGGTGACCTCATGGTACTGGGGTCTGGAAGGGCTTCCCAGGGAGGACGGGAAGGCGCCCAGAGCCATGGCACTCTTCTCTCCTGTCCCAAGCTGGAGGGTGAAGGAGTGGGGAGCTCGGGCAACCCTCGGCTCCTtccttactgtgtgaccttgaaccaGCCATGGGcgtctctgggtctcagtttccctttctgtGAAGTGGGGGCGGTGGAGGGAAAAGGTCTTTGGGGCCCTGGGGGATGGTCTTCTCAGCTGTCTATGGGAGGCAGGCTGACTCTGCCCATTGCCcaggcaaggaaactgagactcagagcgCTAACAGTCCCTGCTGGGGTCACGCAGGAGCCCAGGGCTGTCTGATGCTTCCCCCGCCCTGCCCCAAGGCCTGGCCCTGCCAacgctgccccctgccccctgtaGATCCTGGGGAGCTTCCTGGGGTCCTTGCCTGGCTTCAGTTCTGCCCGGAACCTGATGGCCAGCGCCCACGGTTCGGCGAAAGAGGCCCGGCCTGCCGCCGATCCGGCAGGTGCTTCTGCCCAGCCCGGGAATGACGGTGAGTGGACAGCGCCACGGAGGTGGGGGCTCTGGAGGCGGGTCCCTGGAGGAAAGCTCCCAGCAGGGGCTTCTGGCCATTTGGGGGTGGCTCTTATGGGCCAGAGTCGTCTCAATAGACGCTGCAGGCTGGCATGCTCATTTGGTgccagatgtggaaactgaggcatcaGTATGGCCAGTGAGTGGCCCAAAGCAGCATAAGCAGCAACAGTGGGGTTGTGAACACAGCCTGTCTCCCAGCGACGACGTCTCCTACCTTCTCAGCCCCTcccgtcccccaccccattcctgaCGCACCACGGGCCAGGGTCTGGGTGTTCCCCGTGTCTGAGCTCACTGACGGTTTTCATCCCGGTTCCCAGAGAGACACTGGCTTCCAGGggtcacacggggtggggggttcTCCGCCCtgctggggcagccctggggatgcAGAGGGCGGGTGCAGgggagcctggggcgggggcggctccTGGACCGGGCCTCACTCTGGGCCCGGAGCCCTGGGCAGCTGACTTCTGCTCCACATACCTGGCCCGACGGGCAGCAGGCAGCtgcggcaggggcggggcgggccccgAATCGTCTTCCCGCGATGCCCCTGGGGGGAGTGTCCAGCACCCAGGCACAGAAAAGCTCCAGAGAACTTCTGCTCCAGGAGCCCAAGGAGCTCCAGGACTCAGGGTCAGACTGAGCCAGACCCATGGCTGTCCCTGGCAGGGTGGCTGGGACATTCCTGACCTTTCAGGCTGTGCCCACCGGTTGCGCAACGGGCACGGGGGTGGCTGACGCCGGCCCACATCCCTTGCCCTTCCTGGTGGCCTGACCAGCTCCTTGTCCCCGCAGCAGCCACCGCCTTGGAGCAGACGGCCAGCGGGGAGAAGCTGCCGCCACCTTCGGACAAGGTGAGAGGTGCTGGGAGAGCCTCGTGGCTCCCACCTCCTCCTGGGGGCCCTCCTAGGATGTTCGGGTGCCTGCCCCCTGAGGGGCTGTGCTGTCACAGGCCAAGGAGGGGGCAGATAGCCTGGTGTGTCCCGCTGTGGGATTCCAGCCATTGCTGCCCCTCAGCGCTTCTGTTgccacatctgtgaaatgggagcgGCACTGCCTTACCTCCGAGCACGGGCCCCAGagagcgcccccgcccccccagcaccATGGGACGGAGAACACTGGTAACTCACCGTGTGTCAGGCTTTGGGCCACGTGCTTTCTGGGCGCCGCTTGCTAGTTAATCGGCCCTGTGAGGGAGGAGTGCAGTACCCTGCACAacagctgaggcacagagaaggcgAGCCAcctgccaaaggtcacacagcaaggcgTGGTAGTGGTAGTGTGGTTCCTGAGCCTTGGGCGGTTGGAGGCTGCCGAGACGATGGGGACCCCCCGTGCTATCACGTCCCCAAGGTCTGGCGGAGCGTAGGAACTGATGTCACGGCAAGGTGCCAGAGCCCTGTTACAACTGTCAGTGAGCACAAGCCCCTACCCTGGAGTCGTACTGCCGctcctctgccctcagctcagacAGACGGAAACGCAAAGGGTGAAGCGCGCCACAGGCCCCCTGGCCCAGATTAAACCAGACCCTGGCACCCACACCCTGTTCCCTCCCCGCCGAGTCCCCACAGCCTCTCTACTCACATTAGTTGAGCACATACTCCCTGCAAAGTGCCTCAGGCACCTTGACTCCGGTCCTCGGTCCTCCACAGTCCTCGGCAGAGGTGCTGTTTTAGCCACCGTGCCTTAGACAGAGCTCGGAGAGGGGGCTCGCCCGAGGTCACAcggcgggggctgggggagggggcacagagagctgagattcaaacccaggtctccgCAGGCATGGAGTCCAGATGCCCACTTGGGATGATGCGGGGCAGCAGGTGCTCACTCTGTGCCCCTCCGCCTCAGCACTGTGGCCGTTTGGAGCCAGATTGGGCTTGGTTGTGGGGCATCCCAGGGTTTGCACGGCATCCCCGGGCCTTGCTCGCTCCATGCCCGGAGCTCCCTGCCCGCCCAAGTCGAGGCAAACACAGATGTCCCCTGGAGGGCAGTATCGCACTGGTGGGGGAAACTGTACTGGCAGCTCTGAGGCCATCACGGCCCTTTGTTAGTTTAACTGACGAGAAAAACCGTCTTCTGGGATGTCAGAGATGATGAGAATCATTgacaggatcccaggactcaaACCCAATGCTCGTCCCCGTCCTTTTGCaggttattattcttttttaaatgctgttaCTTGAATATACTCATTTTAATGAGCAATGTGGTCTCCCTGCTGTAACAGGGAAACCAGGTTCGAAATCTGCCAAAAGTAAAGAGTAGGCAGGGTGAACAACGATGTCATTCAGTGACAGGCACTGCCTGAGCCCAAGTCCAGGAGTCTTGGCAAGGGTTCTGGAGGTGTAGGGACCTGCCATCAGCAATGGGGACCTACTGAATCATGGGGAACCGTCTGGCACTAGGACAGGGCTGGTCGAGGTTGGGCCCTGGAAGGCCCTGGCTGGATAACAGTGTGCAGGGAAACTATGTCAGGGTGGGGAGTAAGGAGCAGGCTTTCTGGGGGACAGTCCCCATCCCTAAGGCACACTAGAAGTCAGGTTAGCTGAAGTCTGGGGTGCAAAGCATCTCCAGTGCTCCTGTTGATGACATGTGTCCTTTCTTATCAGATGATCTCTGGGGCAAAGGACCTTGTGTGCTCCAAGATGACCAAGACCAAGGGTGCCATCTCCTCCGGGATGGCCAACATGGTAGACACAGCTAAAGGTGTGGTGCAGGGAGGCCTAGGCATGACCCGGTCTGCACTCACGGGCACCAAGGAGACTGTAGCCGGTGGAGTCACCAGTGCAGTGAATGTGGCCAAGGACACTGTCCAGACTGGTCTGGACACCACCAAGACAGTCCTGACAGGCACCAAAGACACCGTGTGCACTGGGATGACTGGTGCCATGAACGTGGCCAAAGGAGCTGTCCAGACTGGAATGGACACATCAAAGGCTGTCCTGACAGGCACTAAAGACACTGTGTGTACTGGGATGACCGGTGCCATGAACGTGGCCAAAGGAGCTGTCCAAGGAGGTCTGGACACTTCAAAGGCCGTCCTGACTGGCACTAAAGATGCTGTGTCCACTGGGGTGACAGGGGCCATGAACATGGCCAAGGGCACTGTCCAGACTGGTCTAGACACCACCAAGACTGTCCTGACAGGCACCAAAGACACCGTGTGTACTGGGATGACCGGTGCCATGAACGTGGCCAAAGGAGCTGTCCAGACTGGCATGGACACATCAAAGGCCGTCCTGACTGGCACCAAAGATGCCGTGTCCACTGGGGTGACAGGGGCCATGAACATGGCCAAGGGCACTGTCCAGACTGGTCTGGACACCACCAAGACTGTCCTGACAGGCACCAAAGACACCGTGTGTACTGGGATGACCGGTGCCATGAACGTGGCCAAAGGAGCTGTCCAGACTGGCTTGGACACGTCAAAAGCCGTCCTGACTGGCACCAAAGATGCCGTATCCACTGGGGTGACAGGGGCCATGGACATGGCCAAGGGCACTGTTCAGACTGGTCTGGACACCACCAAGACTGTCCTGACAGGCACCAAAGACACCGTGTGTACTGGGATGACCGGTGCCATGAACGTGGCCAAAGGAGCTGTCCAGACTGGCATGGACACATCAAAGGCCGTCCTGACTGGCACCAAAGATGCCGTGTCCACTGGGGTGACAGGGGCCATGAACATGGCCAAGGGCACTGTTCAGACTGGTCTGGACACCACCAAGACTGTCCTGACAGGCACCAAAGACACCGTGTGTACCGGGATGACTGGTGCCATGATCATGGCCAAAGGAGTTGTCCAGACTGGCATGGACACATCAAAGGCTGTCCTGTCAGGCACCAAAGACACCTTATCTACTGGGCTCACCGGGGCACTGGGTGTGGCGAAGGGCACGGTCCAGACTGGTCTGGACACCACCAAGACTGTCCTGACAGGCACCAAAGACACCGTGTGTACTGGGATGACCGGTGCCATGAACGTGGCCAAAGGAGCTGTCCAGACTGGCATGGACACATCAAAGGCTGTCCTTTCAGGCACCAAAGATGCCGTATCCACTGGGGTGACAGGGGCCATGAACATGGCCAAGGGCGCTGTCCAGACTGGTCTAGACACCACCAAGACTGTCCTGACAGGCACCAAAGACACCGTGTGTACTGGCATGACCGGTGCCATGAACGTGGCCAAAGGAGCTGTCCAGGGAGGTCTGGACACATCAAAGGCCGTCCTGACTGGCACTAAAGATGCCGTATCCACTGGGGTGACAGGAGCCATGAACATGGCCAAGGGCACTGTTCAGACTGGTCTGGACACCACCAAGACAGTCCTGACAGGCACCAAAGACACCGTGTGTACTGGGATGACCGGTGCCATGAACGTGGCCAAAGGAGCTGTCCAGACTGGCATGGACACATCAAAGGCCGTCCTGACTGGCACCAAAGACACCTTATCTACTGGGCTCACCGGGGCACTGGGTGTGGCCAAGGGCACTGTTCAGACTGGTCTGGACACCACCAAGACTGTCCTGACAGGCACCAAAGACACCGTGTGTACTGGGATGACCGGTGCCATGAACGTGGCCAAAGGAGCTGTCCAGACTGGCATGGACACATCAAAGGCCGTCCTGACTGGCACCAAAGACACCGTGTGTACTGGGATGACCGGTGCCATGAACGTGGCCAAAGGAGCTGTCCAGACTGGCATGGACACATCAAAGGCCGTCCTGACTGGCACTAAAGATGCCGTGTCCACTGGGGTGACAGGAGCCATGAACATGGCCAAGGGCACTGTTCAGACTGGTCTGGACACCACCAAGACTGTCCTGACAGGCACCAAAGACACCGTGTGTACTGGGATGACTGGTGCCATGAATGTGGCCAAAGGAGCTGTCCAGACTGGCATGGACACATCAAAGGCCGTCCTGACTGGCACCAAAGACACCTTATCTACTGGGCTCACCGGGGCACTGGGTGTGGCCAAGGGCACTGTTCAGACTGGTCTGGACACCACCAAGACTGTCCTGACAGGCACCAAAGACACCGTGTGTACTGGGATGACCGGTGCCATGAACGTGGCCAAAGGAGCTGTCCGGACTGGCATGGACACATCAAAGGCTGTCCTGTCAGGCAGCAAAGATGCCGTGTCCACTGGGGTGACAGGGGCCATGAACATGGCCAAGGGCACTGTCCAGACTGGTCTAGACACCACCAAGACTGTCCTGACAGGCACCAAAGACACCGTGTGTACTGGGATGACTGGTGCCATGAATGTGGCCAAAGGAGCTGTCCAGGGAGGTCTGGACACTTCAAAGAGTATCGTGACTGGCACCAAAGATGCAGTGTCCACTGGGGTGACAGGGGCCATGGACATGGCCAAGGGAACCTTTCAGACTGGTCTGGACACCACCAAGACTGTCCTGACAGGCACCAAAGACACCGTGTGTACTGGCATGACCAGTGCCATGAACGTGGCCAAAGGAGCTGTCCAGACTGGCATGGACACATCAAAGGCCGTCCTGTCAGGCACCAAAGACACCTTATCTACTGGGCTCACTGGGGCACTGGGTGTGGCGAAGGGCACGGTCCAGACTGGTCTGGACACCACCAAGACTGTCCTGACAGGCACCAAAGACACCGTGTGTACTGGGATGACCGGTGCCATGAATGTGGCTAAAGGGGCTGTCCAGACTGGCTTGGACACGTCAAAAGCAGTCCTAACTGGTACAAAAGATACAGTGTCCACTGGGGTGACAGGGGCCATGAAAATGGCCAAGGGCACGGTCCAGACTGGTCTGGACACCACCAAGACTGTCCTGACAGGCACTAAAGACACTGTATGTACTGGGATGACCGGTGCCATGAACGTGGCCAAAGGAGCTGTCCAGGGAGGTCTGGACACTTCAAAGACTATCCTAACTGGCACCAAAGATGCCGTATCCACTGGGGTGACAGGGGCCATGAACATGGCCAAGGGCACTGTCCAGACTGGTCTGGACACCACCAAGACTGTCCTGGCAGGCACCAAAGACACCATGTGTACTGGGATGACTGGTGCCATGAATGTGGCCAAAGGAGCTGTCCAGGGAGGTCTGGACACTTCGAAGACTATCCTAACTGGCACCAAAGACACCCTATCTACTGGGCTCACTGGGGCATTGGGTGTAGCCAAGGGCA
The nucleotide sequence above comes from Canis aureus isolate CA01 chromosome 19, VMU_Caureus_v.1.0, whole genome shotgun sequence. Encoded proteins:
- the PLIN4 gene encoding perilipin-4 isoform X1; its protein translation is MSAQDEGGRDPPKPKGKILGSFLGSLPGFSSARNLMASAHGSAKEARPAADPAGASAQPGNDAATALEQTASGEKLPPPSDKMISGAKDLVCSKMTKTKGAISSGMANMVDTAKGVVQGGLGMTRSALTGTKETVAGGVTSAVNVAKDTVQTGLDTTKTVLTGTKDTVCTGMTGAMNVAKGAVQTGMDTSKAVLTGTKDTVCTGMTGAMNVAKGAVQGGLDTSKAVLTGTKDAVSTGVTGAMNMAKGTVQTGLDTTKTVLTGTKDTVCTGMTGAMNVAKGAVQTGMDTSKAVLTGTKDAVSTGVTGAMNMAKGTVQTGLDTTKTVLTGTKDTVCTGMTGAMNVAKGAVQTGLDTSKAVLTGTKDAVSTGVTGAMDMAKGTVQTGLDTTKTVLTGTKDTVCTGMTGAMNVAKGAVQTGMDTSKAVLTGTKDAVSTGVTGAMNMAKGTVQTGLDTTKTVLTGTKDTVCTGMTGAMIMAKGVVQTGMDTSKAVLSGTKDTLSTGLTGALGVAKGTVQTGLDTTKTVLTGTKDTVCTGMTGAMNVAKGAVQTGMDTSKAVLSGTKDAVSTGVTGAMNMAKGAVQTGLDTTKTVLTGTKDTVCTGMTGAMNVAKGAVQGGLDTSKAVLTGTKDAVSTGVTGAMNMAKGTVQTGLDTTKTVLTGTKDTVCTGMTGAMNVAKGAVQTGMDTSKAVLTGTKDTLSTGLTGALGVAKGTVQTGLDTTKTVLTGTKDTVCTGMTGAMNVAKGAVQTGMDTSKAVLTGTKDTVCTGMTGAMNVAKGAVQTGMDTSKAVLTGTKDAVSTGVTGAMNMAKGTVQTGLDTTKTVLTGTKDTVCTGMTGAMNVAKGAVQTGMDTSKAVLTGTKDTLSTGLTGALGVAKGTVQTGLDTTKTVLTGTKDTVCTGMTGAMNVAKGAVRTGMDTSKAVLSGSKDAVSTGVTGAMNMAKGTVQTGLDTTKTVLTGTKDTVCTGMTGAMNVAKGAVQGGLDTSKSIVTGTKDAVSTGVTGAMDMAKGTFQTGLDTTKTVLTGTKDTVCTGMTSAMNVAKGAVQTGMDTSKAVLSGTKDTLSTGLTGALGVAKGTVQTGLDTTKTVLTGTKDTVCTGMTGAMNVAKGAVQTGLDTSKAVLTGTKDTVSTGVTGAMKMAKGTVQTGLDTTKTVLTGTKDTVCTGMTGAMNVAKGAVQGGLDTSKTILTGTKDAVSTGVTGAMNMAKGTVQTGLDTTKTVLAGTKDTMCTGMTGAMNVAKGAVQGGLDTSKTILTGTKDTLSTGLTGALGVAKGTVQTGLDTTKTVLTGTKETVSTGLSGAGSVAKGAVQTIQSWLPGTQDTVWSGLTSYSGPDKGGKQTILRPLEALSSGVASAPDTLCAGLDLAREATAVATFTQGASPGREDAGPAATTCVPEGAMSFAMLGAELGELGDIFYPMDAKEQAQLAASEPGPKVLTADQGSYFVRLGDLAPGFRQRAFEHALSHLQHGQFQARGALAQLEDSFQVIEKAKQAPEDQSWLDQSPSSRLEEGIPQEVPDSGALSRACSLIQQLHVAYSSLASGLQGLPSELQQQVGRARHSLCELYSLVSSASSVEELPAERLAQSRGAVCQAWRELEQLLESVQHGPPLCWLVGPFALHPTGQQL
- the PLIN4 gene encoding perilipin-4 isoform X3, giving the protein MSAQDEGGRDPPKPKGKILGSFLGSLPGFSSARNLMASAHGSAKEARPAADPAGASAQPGNDAATALEQTASGEKLPPPSDKMISGAKDLVCSKMTKTKGAISSGMANMVDTAKGVVQGGLGMTRSALTGTKETVAGGVTSAVNVAKDTVQTGLDTTKTVLTGTKDTVCTGMTGAMNVAKGAVQTGMDTSKAVLTGTKDTVCTGMTGAMNVAKGAVQGGLDTSKAVLTGTKDAVSTGVTGAMNMAKGTVQTGLDTTKTVLTGTKDTVCTGMTGAMNVAKGAVQTGMDTSKAVLTGTKDAVSTGVTGAMNMAKGTVQTGLDTTKTVLTGTKDTVCTGMTGAMNVAKGAVQTGLDTSKAVLTGTKDAVSTGVTGAMDMAKGTVQTGLDTTKTVLTGTKDTVCTGMTGAMNVAKGAVQTGMDTSKAVLTGTKDAVSTGVTGAMNMAKGTVQTGLDTTKTVLTGTKDTVCTGMTGAMIMAKGVVQTGMDTSKAVLSGTKDTLSTGLTGALGVAKGTVQTGLDTTKTVLTGTKDTVCTGMTGAMNVAKGAVQTGMDTSKAVLSGTKDAVSTGVTGAMNMAKGAVQTGLDTTKTVLTGTKDTVCTGMTGAMNVAKGAVQGGLDTSKAVLTGTKDAVSTGVTGAMNMAKGTVQTGLDTTKTVLTGTKDTVCTGMTGAMNVAKGAVQTGMDTSKAVLTGTKDTLSTGLTGALGVAKGTVQTGLDTTKTVLTGTKDTVCTGMTGAMNVAKGAVQTGMDTSKAVLTGTKDTVCTGMTGAMNVAKGAVQTGMDTSKAVLTGTKDAVSTGVTGAMNMAKGTVQTGLDTTKTVLTGTKDTVCTGMTGAMNVAKGAVQTGMDTSKAVLTGTKDTLSTGLTGALGVAKGTVQTGLDTTKTVLTGTKDTVCTGMTGAMNVAKGAVRTGMDTSKAVLSGSKDAVSTGVTGAMNMAKGTVQTGLDTTKTVLTGTKDTVCTGMTGAMNVAKGAVQGGLDTSKSIVTGTKDAVSTGVTGAMDMAKGTFQTGLDTTKTVLTGTKDTVCTGMTSAMNVAKGAVQTGMDTSKAVLSGTKDTLSTGLTGALGVAKGTVQTGLDTTKTVLTGTKDTVCTGMTGAMNVAKGAVQTGLDTSKAVLTGTKDTVSTGVTGAMKMAKGTVQTGLDTTKTVLTGTKDTVCTGMTGAMNVAKGAVQGGLDTSKTILTGTKDAVSTGVTGAMNMAKGTVQTGLDTTKTVLAGTKDTMCTGMTGAMNVAKGAVQGGLDTSKTILTGTKDTLSTGLTGALGVAKGTVQTGLDTTKTVLTGTKETVSTGLSGAGSVAKGAVQTIQSWLPGTQDTVWSGLTSYSGPDKGGKQTILRPLEALSSGVASAPDTLCAGLDLAREATAVATFTQGASPGREDAGPAATTCVPEGAMSFAMLGAELGELGDIFYPMDAKEQAQLAASEPGPKVLTADQGSYFVRLGDLAPGFRQRAFEHALSHLQHGQFQARGALAQLEDSFQVIEKAKQAPEDQSWLDQSPSSRLEEGIPQEVRNEKLRMGVPLVQGHRARPAPNTHTL
- the PLIN4 gene encoding perilipin-4 isoform X2 — protein: MSAQDEGGRDPPKPKGKILGSFLGSLPGFSSARNLMASAHGSAKEARPAADPAGASAQPGNDATALEQTASGEKLPPPSDKMISGAKDLVCSKMTKTKGAISSGMANMVDTAKGVVQGGLGMTRSALTGTKETVAGGVTSAVNVAKDTVQTGLDTTKTVLTGTKDTVCTGMTGAMNVAKGAVQTGMDTSKAVLTGTKDTVCTGMTGAMNVAKGAVQGGLDTSKAVLTGTKDAVSTGVTGAMNMAKGTVQTGLDTTKTVLTGTKDTVCTGMTGAMNVAKGAVQTGMDTSKAVLTGTKDAVSTGVTGAMNMAKGTVQTGLDTTKTVLTGTKDTVCTGMTGAMNVAKGAVQTGLDTSKAVLTGTKDAVSTGVTGAMDMAKGTVQTGLDTTKTVLTGTKDTVCTGMTGAMNVAKGAVQTGMDTSKAVLTGTKDAVSTGVTGAMNMAKGTVQTGLDTTKTVLTGTKDTVCTGMTGAMIMAKGVVQTGMDTSKAVLSGTKDTLSTGLTGALGVAKGTVQTGLDTTKTVLTGTKDTVCTGMTGAMNVAKGAVQTGMDTSKAVLSGTKDAVSTGVTGAMNMAKGAVQTGLDTTKTVLTGTKDTVCTGMTGAMNVAKGAVQGGLDTSKAVLTGTKDAVSTGVTGAMNMAKGTVQTGLDTTKTVLTGTKDTVCTGMTGAMNVAKGAVQTGMDTSKAVLTGTKDTLSTGLTGALGVAKGTVQTGLDTTKTVLTGTKDTVCTGMTGAMNVAKGAVQTGMDTSKAVLTGTKDTVCTGMTGAMNVAKGAVQTGMDTSKAVLTGTKDAVSTGVTGAMNMAKGTVQTGLDTTKTVLTGTKDTVCTGMTGAMNVAKGAVQTGMDTSKAVLTGTKDTLSTGLTGALGVAKGTVQTGLDTTKTVLTGTKDTVCTGMTGAMNVAKGAVRTGMDTSKAVLSGSKDAVSTGVTGAMNMAKGTVQTGLDTTKTVLTGTKDTVCTGMTGAMNVAKGAVQGGLDTSKSIVTGTKDAVSTGVTGAMDMAKGTFQTGLDTTKTVLTGTKDTVCTGMTSAMNVAKGAVQTGMDTSKAVLSGTKDTLSTGLTGALGVAKGTVQTGLDTTKTVLTGTKDTVCTGMTGAMNVAKGAVQTGLDTSKAVLTGTKDTVSTGVTGAMKMAKGTVQTGLDTTKTVLTGTKDTVCTGMTGAMNVAKGAVQGGLDTSKTILTGTKDAVSTGVTGAMNMAKGTVQTGLDTTKTVLAGTKDTMCTGMTGAMNVAKGAVQGGLDTSKTILTGTKDTLSTGLTGALGVAKGTVQTGLDTTKTVLTGTKETVSTGLSGAGSVAKGAVQTIQSWLPGTQDTVWSGLTSYSGPDKGGKQTILRPLEALSSGVASAPDTLCAGLDLAREATAVATFTQGASPGREDAGPAATTCVPEGAMSFAMLGAELGELGDIFYPMDAKEQAQLAASEPGPKVLTADQGSYFVRLGDLAPGFRQRAFEHALSHLQHGQFQARGALAQLEDSFQVIEKAKQAPEDQSWLDQSPSSRLEEGIPQEVPDSGALSRACSLIQQLHVAYSSLASGLQGLPSELQQQVGRARHSLCELYSLVSSASSVEELPAERLAQSRGAVCQAWRELEQLLESVQHGPPLCWLVGPFALHPTGQQL